The following proteins are encoded in a genomic region of Synechococcus sp. CBW1002:
- a CDS encoding PilZ domain-containing protein — MANRSEKKGFSPRKEPRFSVPAFSVQIAAILEIDGQQYKARLWDVSLSGCCIAIPDKEGSPVPGDHGQVLIRNPSPGDPLVSNATVMWMDHVGSAYFVGCKYDKPIELKGTFLSVYEQKR, encoded by the coding sequence GTGGCCAACAGGAGCGAAAAGAAAGGTTTTTCCCCACGCAAGGAGCCCCGCTTCAGTGTGCCGGCGTTCTCGGTTCAGATTGCTGCGATTTTAGAGATCGATGGCCAGCAGTACAAAGCTCGCCTATGGGATGTCAGCCTTTCAGGCTGCTGCATCGCCATTCCTGACAAGGAGGGATCCCCTGTGCCCGGGGATCATGGCCAGGTGCTCATCCGCAATCCCAGTCCGGGTGATCCTCTGGTGAGCAACGCTACCGTGATGTGGATGGATCATGTGGGATCAGCGTATTTTGTCGGCTGCAAATATGACAAGCCGATTGAGCTGAAGGGGACGTTTTTGTCGGTATATGAGCAGAAGAGATGA
- a CDS encoding ATP-binding protein — protein MEAALPLLLKQLKLARFRSHWQPLADQADAQGWSPGQFLYALCEQELEQRQIARQQRLLRGAHLPWQKGLDGFDHQHLEPHHWQELQGLTRQTTWLLQAENLLLFGPSGVGKTHLAIAITMAMAAQDQACRFFPATTLVQLLQKAKAAYDLPAMLQKLDRYALLVIDDISYVRRSELETSVLFEVGAFYWTVPAPDIVNPGRVEHGSASV, from the coding sequence GTGGAAGCGGCGCTGCCGCTCCTGCTCAAACAGCTGAAACTGGCGCGCTTCCGCAGTCACTGGCAGCCGCTGGCCGATCAGGCTGATGCCCAGGGCTGGAGCCCGGGCCAGTTCCTCTACGCCCTCTGTGAGCAGGAACTGGAACAACGGCAGATTGCCCGCCAGCAACGCCTGCTGCGCGGTGCCCATCTCCCGTGGCAGAAAGGTCTCGATGGCTTTGACCACCAGCACCTCGAGCCCCACCACTGGCAGGAGCTCCAAGGCCTGACGCGGCAGACCACCTGGCTCCTGCAGGCGGAGAACCTGCTGCTGTTTGGTCCCAGCGGTGTGGGCAAGACCCACCTGGCCATTGCCATCACGATGGCGATGGCGGCGCAGGACCAGGCCTGCCGCTTCTTCCCGGCCACCACGCTGGTGCAGCTGCTGCAGAAGGCCAAGGCGGCCTACGACCTGCCGGCGATGCTCCAGAAGCTCGATCGCTATGCCCTGCTGGTGATCGACGACATCTCCTACGTGCGCCGCAGCGAACTGGAGACCTCGGTGCTGTTTGAGGTGGGTGCCTTTTATTGGACAGTTCCGGCCCCTGACATCGTTAACCCAGGACGGGTGGAACATGGTTCGGCCTCAGTGTAG
- a CDS encoding transposase, whose product MSKRRTHSPEFKARVAMEAISGRKTIQEIAADHAIHPIQVSQWKRQLLDGASELFTRGKKTKDKEEGQAKEAELFQQIGRLQMELEWLKKKSQLL is encoded by the coding sequence ATGAGCAAGCGCCGCACCCACAGCCCCGAGTTCAAGGCCAGGGTCGCCATGGAGGCGATCAGTGGCCGCAAGACGATCCAGGAGATCGCCGCCGACCACGCCATCCACCCGATCCAGGTGAGCCAGTGGAAGCGGCAGCTCCTGGACGGTGCCAGCGAGCTCTTCACCCGAGGCAAGAAGACCAAGGACAAGGAGGAGGGGCAGGCCAAGGAGGCGGAGCTGTTCCAGCAGATCGGACGGCTGCAGATGGAGCTGGAGTGGCTCAAAAAAAAGTCTCAACTGCTCTGA
- a CDS encoding HlyD family efflux transporter periplasmic adaptor subunit, protein MQATWLRTRRGQLLLLGGGACLLAAVLVGRQVLVRRAAPPPPVAAEPPIRTVTALGRLEPIGEVRTIAPPTASGAQPRLQRLLVDQGDGVKAGQLLAVLDNQAQLEASVAAARAEVNLLRSRLAIARADAGSGEASQLAKVRSLEAQQRTAATEARRYQALFASGAVSAEERDARQLTLDTVSASLQEARVLLERQRARSTAGSGGTDLDVEAAQRGLEQAQANLQQAEAARDDNLIRSPIDGSVLRVFARAGESPGNAGILQIGQTRRMQVVAEVYESDLPRVKPGQPVRISSPALPRPLEGRVGLIGAIVLRQSVINTDPSANSDSRVVEVRAPLTPESNLRASGLTNLQVRAVIGP, encoded by the coding sequence ATGCAGGCCACCTGGCTCCGCACGCGCCGCGGCCAGTTGCTGCTCCTCGGCGGTGGGGCGTGCCTCCTGGCGGCGGTGCTGGTGGGGCGGCAGGTGCTGGTGCGGCGGGCGGCGCCTCCCCCACCGGTTGCCGCCGAGCCACCCATCCGCACCGTGACGGCCCTCGGCCGGCTCGAGCCGATCGGTGAGGTGCGCACGATTGCCCCGCCCACGGCCAGCGGCGCCCAGCCCCGGCTGCAGCGGCTGTTGGTGGATCAGGGGGATGGGGTGAAGGCCGGTCAGCTGCTGGCGGTGCTCGACAACCAGGCCCAGCTCGAGGCGTCCGTGGCCGCCGCCCGGGCGGAGGTGAACCTGCTGCGCTCGCGGCTGGCCATCGCCCGCGCCGATGCCGGCAGCGGCGAAGCCAGCCAGCTGGCCAAGGTGCGCTCGCTTGAGGCCCAGCAACGGACGGCGGCCACAGAAGCTCGCCGGTACCAGGCCCTGTTCGCCAGCGGTGCGGTGTCGGCCGAGGAGCGCGACGCGCGCCAGCTCACCCTCGACACCGTGAGCGCCTCGCTGCAGGAAGCCCGGGTGCTGCTGGAGCGGCAGCGGGCCCGCAGCACGGCGGGCTCCGGCGGCACCGATCTCGATGTGGAAGCGGCCCAGCGCGGCCTTGAACAGGCCCAGGCCAACCTGCAACAGGCCGAGGCCGCCCGCGACGACAACCTGATCCGCTCCCCGATCGATGGCAGCGTGCTGCGGGTGTTCGCCCGCGCCGGCGAATCGCCCGGCAACGCCGGGATCCTTCAGATCGGCCAGACCCGGCGCATGCAGGTGGTGGCGGAGGTGTATGAAAGCGACCTGCCGCGGGTCAAGCCGGGCCAGCCGGTGCGGATCAGCAGCCCGGCCCTGCCGCGTCCGCTGGAGGGGCGGGTCGGTCTGATCGGCGCGATCGTGCTGCGCCAGAGCGTGATCAACACCGACCCCAGCGCCAACAGCGACAGCCGGGTGGTGGAGGTGCGGGCGCCGCTGACGCCGGAGAGCAACCTGCGGGCCTCGGGCCTCACCAACCTGCAGGTGCGCGCGGTGATCGGCCCATGA
- a CDS encoding IS3 family transposase, whose translation MSRQCALLGLPRSTLYYRPTPVRVSTLRIMARIDALYLEDPCSGSRRMVDYLAQDGIPISRDRVRNLMRRMGLRAIYQKPRTTVPGDPSVRFPCLVDLTQVTSVDQVWATDITYIPLQKGFLYLVAIMDLHSRHVLSWRLSNSLDTKFCLEALEMALGGGRRPEIFHSDQGCQFTSADFVARLKGERIQISWSGRKRCYDNILVERLWRTVKYEEVYLRAYSDGWDAEISLARFLWRYCHVRPHSSLGGKTPHAVYTEAEPCSTRIRRQSG comes from the coding sequence ATCAGCAGGCAGTGTGCGCTGCTGGGGCTGCCTCGATCCACGCTGTACTACCGGCCGACACCGGTCCGTGTATCGACGCTGCGGATCATGGCCAGGATCGATGCTCTCTACCTGGAGGATCCCTGCAGCGGCAGCCGCCGGATGGTGGACTATCTGGCCCAAGATGGTATCCCGATCAGCCGAGATCGAGTGCGAAACCTCATGCGGCGCATGGGATTACGGGCGATCTACCAGAAGCCCCGGACGACGGTTCCAGGTGATCCGTCCGTGCGGTTCCCCTGCCTGGTGGACCTCACGCAGGTCACGTCGGTGGATCAGGTCTGGGCGACCGACATCACCTACATCCCTCTGCAGAAAGGGTTCCTCTATCTGGTGGCGATCATGGATCTCCATTCCAGGCATGTGCTCAGCTGGAGGCTCTCCAACAGCCTTGACACGAAGTTCTGTCTGGAGGCCCTGGAGATGGCCTTGGGAGGCGGCCGTAGGCCAGAGATCTTCCACTCCGATCAAGGCTGTCAGTTCACGTCCGCTGACTTTGTGGCCAGACTCAAAGGGGAGCGGATCCAGATCAGCTGGTCCGGCAGAAAGCGGTGCTACGACAACATCCTTGTTGAACGGCTGTGGAGGACTGTCAAGTACGAGGAGGTCTACCTACGGGCATACAGCGATGGCTGGGACGCTGAAATCAGCCTGGCCCGCTTCCTGTGGCGGTATTGCCATGTAAGACCTCACAGTTCCCTTGGAGGCAAAACTCCCCACGCGGTCTACACTGAGGCCGAACCATGTTCCACCCGTATCCGGCGACAATCTGGTTGA
- the devC gene encoding ABC transporter permease DevC — MRTPLGWLQLRHELGRFLVALAGIAFADLLMFMQLGFQAALYDSNTRLDRSFNADVVLISPKALNLQNLSTFPRRRLFQALDVPGVVDAQGLYIRTVTWRNPQTLRSATVQVLGFNPDAAVLRLPEVMAQADALKLPDTVLFDRGARGQYAEVIDRIDRGERVTTEIERRTITVAGLFRLGASFGADGTLMASDQTFLRMFPRVSAGSVSVGLLTLAPDQDTAAVVEALKRHLPDDVKVLSDADFIQFEENYWRVASPVGFIFGLGTAMAFVVGVVIVYQVLSTDVNAHLREYATFKAMGFRNRYLLLVVMEQALILAALGFIPGAVMPVGLYALAANATRLPIAMTAGRAITVFVLTLVMCLASGAIATRRLQAADPAELF, encoded by the coding sequence ATGAGAACCCCCCTCGGCTGGCTGCAGCTGCGCCACGAACTGGGCCGCTTCCTCGTGGCGCTGGCCGGCATCGCCTTCGCCGATCTGCTGATGTTCATGCAGCTGGGCTTCCAGGCGGCGCTGTACGACAGCAACACCCGGCTGGATCGTTCCTTCAACGCCGATGTGGTGCTGATCAGCCCCAAGGCGCTGAACCTGCAGAACCTCTCCACCTTTCCCCGCCGCCGCCTGTTTCAGGCCCTGGATGTGCCCGGGGTGGTGGATGCCCAGGGGCTGTACATCCGCACCGTGACCTGGCGCAATCCCCAGACCCTGCGCAGCGCCACGGTGCAGGTGCTGGGCTTCAATCCCGACGCTGCTGTGCTGCGGCTGCCGGAGGTGATGGCCCAGGCCGATGCGCTGAAACTGCCCGATACGGTGTTGTTCGACCGGGGCGCACGGGGCCAGTACGCCGAGGTGATCGATCGGATCGATCGGGGTGAGCGGGTCACCACGGAGATCGAGCGGCGCACGATCACGGTGGCGGGTCTGTTCCGGCTGGGGGCCTCGTTTGGTGCCGATGGCACCTTGATGGCCAGCGACCAGACCTTCCTGCGGATGTTTCCGCGGGTGAGCGCCGGCAGTGTGAGCGTGGGGCTGCTCACCCTGGCGCCGGATCAGGACACCGCCGCGGTGGTGGAGGCCCTGAAACGCCATCTTCCCGATGATGTGAAGGTGCTCAGTGACGCCGATTTCATCCAGTTCGAGGAGAACTACTGGCGGGTGGCCAGCCCGGTGGGCTTCATCTTCGGGTTGGGTACGGCCATGGCGTTTGTGGTGGGGGTGGTGATTGTGTATCAGGTGCTGTCGACGGATGTGAATGCCCACCTGCGCGAATACGCCACCTTCAAGGCGATGGGCTTCCGCAACCGCTATCTGCTGCTGGTGGTGATGGAGCAGGCCCTGATCCTGGCGGCGCTCGGTTTCATCCCCGGTGCGGTGATGCCGGTGGGGCTGTATGCGCTGGCCGCCAATGCCACGCGCCTGCCGATCGCCATGACCGCTGGCCGGGCGATCACGGTGTTTGTGCTGACGCTGGTGATGTGCCTGGCCTCGGGGGCGATCGCGACGCGGCGGCTGCAGGCGGCCGACCCGGCTGAGTTGTTCTGA
- a CDS encoding DUF6444 domain-containing protein, with product MTTPPAGISEADWAATPVGVKAGFLELVSQCQRQQQEIEQLRIQLTALATELAHLRERIGRSSRNSSKPPSSDGQGFKPPERRKGSGRKRGGQPGHPGSGPELLPIERVDEVVEHHPQACRRCGTLLQGQDPEPLRHQVIEIPPITPLVIEHRLHRLVCPCCTTSTCASLPAEVEVSHYGPRLSALVGLLGSAFPLSFSKTQALLDQLLGVQISRGAMATIRQRLSAALEQPMQEALAFARQQSVVYVDETGAPTGNADGGNPD from the coding sequence ATGACCACCCCACCGGCCGGGATTTCAGAAGCCGATTGGGCCGCCACCCCGGTGGGAGTGAAGGCTGGATTTCTTGAGCTGGTCAGTCAGTGCCAGAGGCAGCAACAGGAGATCGAGCAGCTCCGCATCCAGCTCACCGCCCTGGCGACCGAACTGGCCCATCTGCGCGAGCGGATCGGCCGCAGCTCCCGCAATTCTTCCAAGCCTCCCTCCAGTGATGGCCAGGGGTTTAAGCCGCCCGAACGACGCAAGGGCAGTGGCCGCAAGCGCGGCGGCCAGCCGGGCCATCCCGGATCTGGGCCGGAGCTGCTGCCGATCGAGCGGGTGGATGAGGTGGTCGAGCACCACCCCCAGGCCTGCCGCCGCTGCGGCACGTTGCTACAGGGTCAGGATCCCGAGCCCTTGAGGCACCAGGTGATCGAGATTCCACCGATCACGCCTCTGGTGATCGAGCACCGGCTGCACCGCCTGGTCTGCCCCTGCTGTACCACCAGCACCTGTGCCTCGTTACCGGCGGAGGTGGAAGTAAGCCATTACGGTCCCCGGCTCAGTGCTCTGGTGGGTCTGCTGGGTAGTGCCTTCCCGTTGAGTTTCAGCAAGACCCAGGCGCTGCTGGATCAGCTGCTGGGGGTACAGATCAGCCGGGGAGCGATGGCCACTATCCGCCAGCGCTTGAGTGCAGCACTGGAGCAGCCCATGCAGGAGGCCCTTGCGTTTGCCCGTCAGCAGTCGGTGGTCTATGTCGATGAAACCGGTGCCCCCACCGGTAATGCTGACGGTGGCAACCCCGATTGA
- a CDS encoding SOS response-associated peptidase translates to MCGRYSLTSPIDQLLLRLQGPLPQGLAAHYAPRQEIVAGEPVLIQRQEHGQLQVGLALWGLLPEWQKQPLGTPRPINARSETVAEKASFRGAWRHRRCLLPATAYREGRGSRCVWVSRRDRQPFWLAGLWDRWIGPDGSEVESCCVLTTRANALVAPFHPRMPVILPDGLEDAWLQPANGAALRALEPLLEPVEQGDSWQADPGPARGRALGPDQQMTLFHL, encoded by the coding sequence ATGTGTGGTCGTTATTCTCTCACCAGCCCCATCGACCAGCTGCTGCTGCGTCTGCAGGGTCCGCTGCCGCAAGGCCTGGCGGCCCACTACGCACCGCGGCAGGAGATTGTGGCAGGGGAGCCGGTGCTGATTCAGCGGCAGGAGCATGGCCAGCTGCAGGTGGGGCTGGCCCTGTGGGGCCTGCTGCCGGAATGGCAGAAACAACCGCTGGGTACCCCCCGGCCGATCAATGCCCGCAGTGAAACCGTGGCCGAGAAGGCGAGTTTCCGAGGCGCCTGGCGCCATCGCCGCTGCCTGCTGCCGGCGACTGCCTATCGCGAAGGTCGCGGATCACGCTGTGTGTGGGTGAGCCGCCGCGACCGGCAGCCCTTCTGGCTGGCGGGTCTGTGGGACCGCTGGATCGGCCCGGATGGCAGTGAGGTGGAGAGTTGCTGCGTGCTCACCACCCGCGCCAATGCCTTGGTGGCTCCGTTCCACCCCCGCATGCCGGTGATCCTGCCGGACGGACTGGAAGACGCCTGGCTGCAGCCGGCGAATGGAGCTGCCCTGCGGGCCCTCGAACCCCTTCTGGAGCCCGTGGAGCAGGGCGACTCGTGGCAGGCGGACCCTGGACCTGCCAGGGGCCGGGCGCTTGGACCGGATCAGCAGATGACCCTCTTCCATCTCTGA
- the istA gene encoding IS21 family transposase, translating to MPAPLTAQQIALYMSKRRAGSRQEVAAAAAGISVSSAHRIDAGRLQPKAAKPRGRRRPDPLAEVWEPLLLPLLERHPALTPTTLLEHLQEQKPDQDWSSLKRTLQRRVQQWKALHGPAPEVMFPLAYQPGEIGFCDFTRLKRVAITLRGEPFPHLLFHYRLAWSGWAYGQLIHGGESFVALSEGLQNALAACGGVPKELRTDRLSAASRNRDGSYALDITPRHQALCAHYGLSASRNNRGVAHENGIIEAPHGHVKRRLEQKLILRGSCDFEEPAEYAQLLAEVFCALNAPRQQRYEQELEHLGPLPAFRFADYELLTVRVRSTSTIEVRQVIYSVPPTLIGRQVMVRLHHDRLVVFLGSDWVCQLPRLYGASGGKRAWCIDLEHLIDALRAKPRALLHCRYQRYLFPDSRWWDFWQQLLVGGDRDAAARLMVEALYVAVRVASYALVLAFLEQAQRRQTLSLSALQQRFRVPPRCQSLPDPAIPQHLLATYDHLVPMPALCGGGSGAAAPAQTAETGALPQSLAAAGRSG from the coding sequence ATGCCTGCTCCCCTCACCGCTCAACAGATTGCGCTGTACATGTCCAAACGACGAGCCGGCAGCCGCCAGGAGGTGGCTGCCGCAGCGGCGGGCATTTCGGTGAGCAGTGCCCACCGCATTGATGCTGGCCGCCTCCAACCCAAAGCCGCCAAGCCCCGTGGCCGGCGGCGGCCCGATCCATTGGCTGAGGTCTGGGAGCCCCTGTTGCTGCCGCTTCTGGAGCGCCATCCAGCCCTGACGCCCACCACCCTGCTGGAGCACCTGCAGGAGCAGAAGCCAGATCAAGACTGGAGTTCGCTCAAACGCACCCTGCAGCGGCGGGTGCAGCAGTGGAAGGCCTTGCACGGTCCAGCGCCGGAGGTGATGTTCCCGCTGGCCTACCAGCCTGGAGAGATCGGCTTCTGCGATTTCACCCGGCTGAAACGGGTGGCGATCACCCTGCGCGGCGAACCATTTCCCCACCTGCTGTTCCACTACCGCCTGGCCTGGAGCGGCTGGGCTTATGGGCAACTCATCCATGGTGGCGAGAGCTTTGTCGCCCTTTCAGAAGGGCTGCAGAACGCCCTGGCCGCCTGCGGTGGGGTGCCCAAGGAGCTGCGCACCGATCGACTGTCGGCCGCCAGCCGCAATCGGGATGGCAGCTACGCCCTCGACATCACCCCCCGCCACCAGGCGCTCTGCGCCCACTACGGCCTCAGTGCCAGCCGCAATAACCGCGGCGTGGCTCACGAGAACGGCATCATCGAGGCTCCCCATGGCCATGTGAAACGTCGGCTGGAGCAGAAGCTGATCCTGCGGGGCAGCTGCGATTTCGAGGAGCCCGCCGAATACGCCCAGCTGCTCGCTGAGGTGTTCTGTGCCCTCAACGCCCCCCGGCAGCAGCGTTACGAGCAGGAGCTGGAGCACCTGGGGCCCCTGCCGGCCTTCCGCTTTGCCGACTACGAGCTGCTCACAGTGCGGGTGCGCAGCACCAGCACGATCGAGGTGCGGCAGGTGATCTACTCAGTGCCGCCCACCCTGATCGGCCGCCAGGTCATGGTGCGGCTGCACCACGACCGGCTGGTGGTGTTCCTGGGCAGCGACTGGGTCTGCCAGCTCCCCCGCCTCTATGGCGCCTCTGGTGGCAAGCGGGCCTGGTGCATCGATCTGGAGCACCTGATCGATGCCCTGCGGGCCAAGCCCCGGGCCCTGCTCCATTGCCGCTACCAGCGCTACCTCTTCCCTGATTCCCGCTGGTGGGACTTCTGGCAGCAACTCCTGGTCGGCGGTGACCGTGACGCCGCTGCCCGGCTGATGGTCGAGGCCCTGTATGTGGCGGTGCGGGTGGCCTCCTATGCGCTGGTGCTCGCCTTCCTGGAGCAGGCCCAACGCCGCCAGACCCTTTCGCTGTCGGCTCTGCAGCAGCGATTCCGCGTTCCTCCCCGTTGCCAGAGCCTCCCCGATCCCGCCATCCCCCAACACCTGCTGGCTACCTATGACCACCTCGTCCCCATGCCCGCGCTCTGCGGCGGTGGAAGCGGCGCTGCCGCTCCTGCTCAAACAGCTGAAACTGGCGCGCTTCCGCAGTCACTGGCAGCCGCTGGCCGATCAGGCTGA
- a CDS encoding ATP-binding cassette domain-containing protein: MASAISIHGLNHSFGRGAVRRQVLFDVALEVEKGEIVLLTGPSGSGKTTLLTLIGGLRAAQSGSLRVLGRELMGGSDRALTLARREHGYIFQAHNLHRSLTATQNVRMALEMRGTLSTAEMDRRARRILESVGLGDHLEMKPDQLSGGQKQRVAVARALVGEPPLLLADEPTAALDSRSGREVVTLMQRLAREQGCTILLVTHDSRILDVADRTVSMEDGRLR, encoded by the coding sequence ATGGCCAGCGCGATCTCGATTCATGGGCTCAACCACAGCTTCGGCCGCGGAGCGGTGCGGCGCCAGGTGCTGTTCGATGTGGCGCTGGAGGTGGAGAAGGGCGAGATCGTGCTGCTCACCGGACCCTCCGGTTCGGGCAAAACGACGCTGCTCACCCTGATCGGCGGGCTGCGGGCGGCCCAGAGCGGCTCGTTGCGGGTGCTGGGCCGCGAGCTGATGGGCGGATCGGACCGGGCCCTCACCCTGGCGCGGCGCGAACACGGCTACATCTTCCAGGCCCATAACTTGCACCGCAGCCTGACCGCCACCCAGAACGTGCGCATGGCGCTGGAGATGCGCGGCACCCTGAGCACCGCCGAGATGGACCGCCGCGCCCGTCGGATTCTGGAGAGCGTGGGGCTGGGCGATCACCTGGAGATGAAACCCGACCAGCTCTCGGGCGGCCAGAAGCAACGGGTGGCGGTGGCCCGGGCACTGGTGGGCGAGCCGCCGCTGCTGCTGGCCGATGAACCCACGGCCGCCCTCGACAGCCGCTCCGGCCGCGAGGTGGTGACGTTGATGCAGCGGCTGGCCCGCGAACAGGGCTGCACGATCCTGCTGGTGACCCACGACAGCCGCATCCTCGACGTGGCCGATCGCACCGTGTCGATGGAAGACGGCCGGCTGCGGTGA
- a CDS encoding class I SAM-dependent methyltransferase — protein sequence MDYRQDRLYPAFVHRELAVSWLAIASLLGGRHRWDLRQGRFTVLEFGCGHGLNLIFNAAAHPDAQFFGIDFHPSHVARATTQARELGLSNVQFAVADLRDFTEGPPDRGPCRLWPEAYDLVLAHGIASWVDADTRQALLEAASHNLQPGGLFYCSYNTYPGWLSRSPLQMLALELGLLSGHNTSEASLQQATAWLQELLGDGDTHTSPLGRFHPELRTALQALSKAPSDYLMGEYHATHQPLYVGPMHRACVQTGLTHVGSASLPELFPQMLDATRAAWLDQAPNAAMREIAFDLAINQSFRRDLFARGVVPPSSVETQAELASLPLILRQDSLKTQQEFPISMGTMAIDAAMLQSVHQILDAGPCCLGELAQALGKVPRELLPQLALLLDKNLVGCDPFAALAAGSQPGLTAAGSAEIAAFNHKVMELASLGKGAAGLLAPKLRLPIPLADAQIMLAQVEALGLDAADRVQMVWMGIQMAGLTLHDPQGQPIRDEQAALAQLEQLWNAFQGAGMEDLRRLGLV from the coding sequence ATGGATTACCGCCAGGACCGACTGTACCCAGCTTTTGTGCACCGGGAACTGGCCGTCTCCTGGCTGGCAATCGCCAGCCTGCTTGGCGGTCGCCATCGCTGGGATCTGCGGCAGGGGCGTTTCACCGTTCTTGAGTTCGGCTGCGGCCACGGTCTGAACCTGATCTTCAACGCCGCCGCCCATCCCGATGCCCAGTTCTTCGGCATCGATTTCCATCCCAGCCATGTGGCGCGGGCCACCACACAGGCCAGGGAGCTGGGTCTGAGCAATGTGCAGTTCGCCGTGGCGGATCTGCGGGATTTCACCGAAGGACCGCCGGATCGCGGCCCCTGTCGCCTCTGGCCCGAGGCCTACGACCTGGTGCTGGCCCATGGCATTGCCAGCTGGGTGGACGCGGACACCCGCCAGGCCTTGCTGGAGGCGGCAAGCCACAACCTGCAGCCGGGTGGACTCTTCTACTGCTCCTACAACACCTATCCAGGTTGGTTGTCACGCAGCCCTCTGCAGATGCTGGCTCTGGAGCTGGGTCTGCTGAGTGGTCACAACACCAGCGAGGCCTCACTGCAGCAGGCCACGGCCTGGCTTCAAGAGCTGCTCGGGGATGGGGACACCCACACATCGCCCCTCGGCAGGTTCCATCCGGAATTACGCACTGCTCTGCAGGCGTTGAGCAAGGCACCGAGTGACTATCTGATGGGGGAATATCACGCCACCCATCAGCCGCTCTATGTGGGCCCCATGCACCGAGCCTGTGTTCAGACCGGTCTGACCCATGTGGGCTCGGCCTCTCTGCCGGAACTCTTTCCGCAGATGCTCGATGCCACCAGGGCCGCCTGGCTGGACCAAGCGCCGAATGCGGCGATGCGGGAGATTGCCTTCGACCTGGCCATCAATCAGTCATTTCGGCGCGATCTCTTTGCCCGTGGAGTCGTTCCTCCCAGTTCCGTTGAAACCCAGGCGGAATTGGCGTCTCTCCCCCTGATCCTGCGGCAGGATTCCCTCAAGACGCAGCAGGAGTTCCCGATCAGCATGGGAACCATGGCCATCGATGCCGCCATGCTCCAGTCTGTTCATCAGATCCTGGATGCTGGGCCCTGCTGTCTTGGTGAGCTGGCCCAAGCGTTGGGGAAGGTCCCCCGCGAACTGTTGCCCCAGCTAGCGCTGCTGCTCGACAAGAATCTGGTGGGATGCGATCCCTTCGCCGCCCTGGCGGCGGGGTCCCAACCGGGCCTCACGGCAGCCGGGTCGGCCGAGATCGCTGCATTCAATCACAAGGTGATGGAGCTCGCTTCGCTGGGGAAGGGAGCCGCAGGGCTGCTGGCCCCCAAGCTACGGCTGCCCATCCCTCTGGCCGATGCTCAGATCATGCTGGCCCAGGTGGAGGCGCTCGGGCTCGATGCTGCCGATCGGGTTCAGATGGTGTGGATGGGCATCCAGATGGCCGGGCTCACCCTGCACGATCCGCAGGGCCAGCCCATCCGAGATGAGCAAGCCGCCTTGGCTCAGTTGGAACAACTCTGGAACGCGTTCCAGGGCGCCGGCATGGAGGATCTCAGGCGGCTGGGGCTGGTCTGA
- a CDS encoding TetR/AcrR family transcriptional regulator: protein MPSPPASSARRQRSLRKRDAILEGARGEFLRHGYAAASMDRIAAAAAVSKATVYSYFLDKETLFRALTEQMVGHRLSSLFGASPQQALPAEPAAALRELANRCLASRHTHPEFLSFLRLVIGESERFPELAKTFVSQLERTGVGQVVQLFSATPTSQPDLRARIFMGALVHLILMQDLLHGSEVAPVDRDQFADLLVHLMSASVGGEATAEGTAEVDRVANEC from the coding sequence GTGCCGTCTCCTCCCGCCAGTTCCGCCCGGCGTCAGCGCTCCCTGCGCAAGCGTGACGCCATCCTCGAGGGGGCCCGCGGCGAGTTCCTGCGCCACGGCTATGCCGCCGCCTCCATGGACCGGATCGCAGCAGCGGCAGCCGTGTCCAAGGCCACCGTCTACAGCTATTTCCTAGACAAAGAAACCCTCTTCCGTGCCCTCACCGAGCAGATGGTGGGCCATCGCCTCTCCAGCCTGTTCGGCGCTTCACCCCAGCAGGCCCTGCCCGCCGAGCCCGCCGCCGCCCTGCGCGAACTGGCCAACCGCTGCCTCGCCAGCCGCCATACCCATCCGGAGTTCCTCTCCTTCCTGCGCCTGGTGATCGGCGAATCGGAGCGGTTTCCCGAGCTGGCCAAGACCTTCGTGAGCCAGCTGGAACGCACCGGCGTGGGTCAGGTGGTGCAGTTGTTTTCTGCCACGCCCACCAGCCAGCCCGACCTGCGCGCCCGCATCTTCATGGGTGCCCTTGTGCATCTGATCCTCATGCAAGACCTCCTGCATGGCAGCGAGGTTGCCCCCGTCGACCGGGATCAGTTCGCCGACCTGCTGGTGCATCTGATGAGCGCGTCGGTCGGTGGGGAGGCCACGGCGGAGGGCACAGCAGAGGTCGATCGGGTGGCCAACGAGTGCTGA